From Pseudoalteromonas sp. Scap06:
GCGCCCGCGATAAAATTAACGCCTTTATACTATGCAAGCGCCATGTGCTGCACGCTTTTACTTGCAGTGTACCTTATTGATGCAGGGCAAATTATTACCAGTATTATTGCTTCTGTATTATTTAGCTACGCTGCGTATTTAATGATTAAAACTCCAAGTGTTGCTGTAGTCCAACAACGCTTACTCGTTGCCTGTTTTGCAATACACAGTGTGGTGATGCTGTTGCAAGTTGTACTCCTTGTTTTGCTCTATTCAAGCCAAATAAGTCAAGCCAGCTTAGCTTTTGGATTACAGTTGTTATTGGTAACGCATTTATTTTTAACTACCGCTACTGCGCTAATTTTACCGTTTATTAAGTTTGCTAATGCTGAGTCTAAACTAATAAATTTAGCGAATCACGATCCTTTAACACAGCTTTTAAACAGGCGTGGATTTTTCCGTTTATGTAAAAAAATAACTAAAACCGCGCCTCTTAACAGCAGAGTATCGTTGATCATGCTCGATATTGACCTGTTTAAACAAGTGAACGACCAATACGGCCATGAAACTGGCGATGAAGCGATAAAGTGGATTGCACAACATATTAACGAATTGTTTTTTGAGCTTGGAGTTACTGCTCGGATTGGCGGAGAAGAGTTTGCTATTTTTCTTAATCAACAGAACTTAGCGCAAGCTAGGCTGTTAGCTCAAAAGCTTTGTAGTAGCATTAATGAATACCCGTTTTATTTTAATGGTAATAGCATTGCACTGTCTGTAAGTGCTGGGGTAAGTAGCATGTTAGTGCGCGAACTAAATATGCAAGAACTGTTGTTGCAAGCCGATAAACGGCTTTATCTTGCTAAAGAAACAGGCCGAAATAGAGTGGTCACCCACGATGAAAAAAGCTTGTTAGCAAAAGCCCCCTCTGCCATCATTTAATTTAGTCATAAAAAAACGACATCATAGTTGATGCCGCTTTTATACGTTTACCATTTTTATGGTTACTTACTGATCCAAGGCGTTACTTTAACAACCTCGTTAATATCAGCTAATATGGTTGTGTTATCTTCCCAGCTATCGGTTACTTCAAAATAACACACTGACTTTTCGCATGTTATAAGCTCATCATCAAATTGCTTTGGAGTTTTAAAGGTAACAACCACGCCTTTTTGTTCAGGCAATAAAAACCACATTAGTTTGCTAACAAAAAAGCCAGATAGGTCTGTTAATAGCTCTTCAAGCTCATTATTAATAACTAATAACGATTGCTTTGATAACGCCAGTCCATCTAGTTCATTAGCTTCTATTTGTAACTTTAACTGACAGTCGTGAACCGGATTTTTTGGCTGAACTACAATCACCGCTTTATCGGTATCTAGCTGTTTATCGAACGGTAATAGCAATTGCGCTTTGTCGGTATAATTAAGCGGGTACTCATTTTTTTCAGTTAAAATAGTACCACTCTTAATACTACATACTTCGTTAGTACCAATATCGCTAATATAAAAGTTTACGCGGGCGTACTGAAAGTCCCCTTTGTTTACCACTTTTAAACGGTCGTAAAAACCGTCGTACGACATTACAAACTCTTTAGCAACCGCACTACTAGCGGCTATTGCAAAAAAGCTGGCTGTAACTAATTTTAATACCATTTTATTCAT
This genomic window contains:
- a CDS encoding GGDEF domain-containing protein, whose protein sequence is MLHLPTLISLCFILNLFIAVFFFSVYRYKKQPCYLFFATACCSFITAIALIGLRDFIEFPLLTHFFAYVFIILSPLLIILGLIPQSQAPAIKLTPLYYASAMCCTLLLAVYLIDAGQIITSIIASVLFSYAAYLMIKTPSVAVVQQRLLVACFAIHSVVMLLQVVLLVLLYSSQISQASLAFGLQLLLVTHLFLTTATALILPFIKFANAESKLINLANHDPLTQLLNRRGFFRLCKKITKTAPLNSRVSLIMLDIDLFKQVNDQYGHETGDEAIKWIAQHINELFFELGVTARIGGEEFAIFLNQQNLAQARLLAQKLCSSINEYPFYFNGNSIALSVSAGVSSMLVRELNMQELLLQADKRLYLAKETGRNRVVTHDEKSLLAKAPSAII
- a CDS encoding DUF2987 domain-containing protein; protein product: MNKMVLKLVTASFFAIAASSAVAKEFVMSYDGFYDRLKVVNKGDFQYARVNFYISDIGTNEVCSIKSGTILTEKNEYPLNYTDKAQLLLPFDKQLDTDKAVIVVQPKNPVHDCQLKLQIEANELDGLALSKQSLLVINNELEELLTDLSGFFVSKLMWFLLPEQKGVVVTFKTPKQFDDELITCEKSVCYFEVTDSWEDNTTILADINEVVKVTPWISK